The Coffea eugenioides isolate CCC68of chromosome 8, Ceug_1.0, whole genome shotgun sequence genome has a segment encoding these proteins:
- the LOC113779684 gene encoding haloacid dehalogenase-like hydrolase domain-containing protein Sgpp — protein sequence MTVSATGNSSDSIPSLTQAAPLEAVLFDVDGTLCDSDPIHYYAFRELLPETGFNGGVPITEEFYVQNFAGKHNDDVAAILFPDDIERGLKFCEDKEAMFRRLAKEQLKAVDGLYKLRKWIEDRGLRRVAVTNAPKPNAELMISLLGLSDFFEAVILGSDCTRAKPFPDPYLKALEILQVSKDHSIIFEDSFSGITAGVAAGMPVVGLTTRNPENLLMQAKPALLIKNYEDPKLWAALEEFDKRAGRSTDTAFANK from the exons TATTCCCTCTCTGACTCAGGCTGCTCCTCTTGAAGCAGTACTGTTTGATGTTGATGGAACTCTTTGTGATTCAGATCCCATTCATTACTATGCTTTCCGTGAACTGCTTCCAGAG ACAGGATTCAATGGTGGTGTTCCAATAACTGAAGAATTCTACGTTCAGAATTTTGCTGGGAAGCACAATGATGATGTTGCTGCTATTCTTTTCCCTGATGATATTGAAAGGGGCCTTAAATTCTGTGAGGACAAGGAAGCTATGTTTAGAAG ATTGGCAAAGGAGCAACTGAAGGCCGTTGATGGCCTCTACAAACTACGGAAGTGGATTGAAGATCGTGGTTTGAGACGCGTTGCTGTTACCAATGCTCCAAAGCCCAATGCCGAACTGATGATCTCACTACTTGGCCTTTCAGACTTTTTTGAAGCTGTTATTCTTGGAAGTGACTGCACCCGTGCAAAACCATTCCCTGATCCCTACTTGAAGGCACTCGAAATACTGCAAGTGTCCAAGGATCACAGTATCATCTTTGAG GATTCTTTTTCTGGAATCACAGCCGGTGTTGCAGCTGGGATGCCTGTTGTTGGCTTAACAACAAGAAATCCTGAGAATTTGCTTATGCAAGCAAAGCCTGCACTGCTCATAAAAAATTATGAAGATCCAAAACTCTGGGCAGCACTGGAAGAGTTTGATAAGAGAGCTGGCAGATCAACAGATACTGCATTTGCTAACAAGTGA